A section of the Callithrix jacchus isolate 240 chromosome 14, calJac240_pri, whole genome shotgun sequence genome encodes:
- the LOC144579243 gene encoding uncharacterized protein LOC144579243 isoform X1, which produces MVCGSKHPQSQRGRGPSRLACPPAVGPAEQELVRGPPLAMKQKEACKPHRYASFTHSSSPLHSRVGKHRSLTPKQKHELGAVTHVCNPSILGGQGGWMDPLSPGVQGQPGQHDDVLRVCPDCSSP; this is translated from the exons ATGGTCTGTGGTTCCAAGCACCCCCAGAGCCAGCGCGGGAGAGGACCTTCCAG GCTGGCGTGCCCCCCTGCGGTGGGACCTGCAGAACAGGAATTGGTGCGGGGTCCGCCGCTTGCGATGAAGCAGAAGGAAGCCTGCAAACCCCATCGCTACGCTAGCTTCACACATAGCTCCTCTCCATTGCACAGCCGCGTGGGGAAGCACCGTTCTCTAACTCCCAA acaaaagcatgagctgggtgcagtgactcatgtctgtaatcccagcattttgggaggccaaggtggatggatggatcccttgagtccaggagtgcaaggccagcctgggcaacatg ATGATGTTCTCCGTGTGTGTCCTGATTGCTCCTCTCCA
- the LOC144579243 gene encoding uncharacterized protein LOC144579243 isoform X3, which translates to MVCGSKHPQSQRGRGPSRLACPPAVGPAEQELVRGPPLAMKQKEACKPHRYASFTHSSSPLHSRVGKHRSLTPK; encoded by the exons ATGGTCTGTGGTTCCAAGCACCCCCAGAGCCAGCGCGGGAGAGGACCTTCCAG GCTGGCGTGCCCCCCTGCGGTGGGACCTGCAGAACAGGAATTGGTGCGGGGTCCGCCGCTTGCGATGAAGCAGAAGGAAGCCTGCAAACCCCATCGCTACGCTAGCTTCACACATAGCTCCTCTCCATTGCACAGCCGCGTGGGGAAGCACCGTTCTCTAACTCCCAA ATGA
- the LOC144579243 gene encoding uncharacterized protein LOC144579243 isoform X2, with translation MVCGSKHPQSQRGRGPSRLACPPAVGPAEQELVRGPPLAMKQKEACKPHRYASFTHSSSPLHSRVGKHRSLTPKELE, from the exons ATGGTCTGTGGTTCCAAGCACCCCCAGAGCCAGCGCGGGAGAGGACCTTCCAG GCTGGCGTGCCCCCCTGCGGTGGGACCTGCAGAACAGGAATTGGTGCGGGGTCCGCCGCTTGCGATGAAGCAGAAGGAAGCCTGCAAACCCCATCGCTACGCTAGCTTCACACATAGCTCCTCTCCATTGCACAGCCGCGTGGGGAAGCACCGTTCTCTAACTCCCAA